One stretch of Mus pahari chromosome 5, PAHARI_EIJ_v1.1, whole genome shotgun sequence DNA includes these proteins:
- the Slc4a3 gene encoding anion exchange protein 3 isoform X1: MANGVIPPPGGASPLPQVRVPLEEPPLGPDVEEEDDDLGKTLAVSRFGDLISKTPAWDPEKPSRSYSERDFEFHRHTSHHTHHPLSARLPPPHKLRRLPPTSARHTRRKRKKEKTSAPPSEGTPPIQEEGGAGAEEEEEEEEEEEGESEAEPVEPPPPGPPQKAKFSIGSDEDDSPGLPVKAPCAKALPSAGLQSDQSPQRPGSSPSPRARASRISTEKTRPWSPSASYDLRERLCPGSALGNPGPEQRVPTDEAEAQMLGSADLDDMKSHRLEDNPGVRRHLVKKPSRIQGGRGSPSGLAPILRRKKKKKKLDRRPHEVFVELNELMLDRSQEPHWRETARWIKFEEDVEEETERWGKPHVASLSFRSLLELRRTIAQGAALLDLEQTTLPGIAHLVVETMIVSDQIRPEDRASVLRTLLLKHSHPNDDKDSGFFPRNPSSSSVNSVLGNHHPTPSHGPDGAVPTMADDQGEPAPLWPHDPDAKEKPLHMPGGDGHRGKSLKLLEKIPEDAEATVVLVGCVPFLEQPAAAFVRLSEAVLLESVLEVPVPVRFLFVMLGPSHTSTDYHELGRSIATLMSDKLFHEAAYQADDRQDLLGAISEFLDGSIVIPPSEVEGRDLLRSVAAFQRELLRKRREREQTKVEMTTRGGYVAPGKELSLEMGGSEATSEDDPLQRTGSVFGGLVRDVKRRYPHYPSDLRDALHSQCVAAVLFIYFAALSPAITFGGLLGEKTEGLMGVSELIVSTAVLGVLFSLLGAQPLLVVGFSGPLLVFEEAFFKFCRAQDLEYLTGRVWVGLWLVIFVLALVAAEGSFLVRYISPFTQEIFAFLISLIFIYETFHKLYKVFTEHPLLPFYPPDEALETGLELNSSALPPTEGPPGPRNQPNTALLSLILMLGTFLIAFFLRKFRNSRFLGGKARRIIGDFGIPISILVMVLVDYSITDTYTQKLTVPTGLSVTSPHKRTWFIPPLGSARPFPPWMMVAAAVPALLVLILIFMETQITALIVSQKARRLLKGSGFHLDLLLIGSLGGLCGLFGLPWLTAATVRSVTHVNALTVMRTAIAPGDKPQIQEVREQRVTGVLIASLVGLSIVMGAVLRRIPLAVLFGIFLYMGVTSLSGIQLSQRLLLIFMPAKHHPEQPYVTKVKTWRMHLFTCIQLGCIALLWVVKSTAASLAFPFLLLLTVPLRRCLLPRLFQDRELQALDSEDAEPNFDEDGQDEYNELHMPV; the protein is encoded by the exons ATGGCTAATGGGGTGATCCCGCCGCCCGGGGGCGCCTCCCCCCTACCCCAG GTCCGGGTGCCCTTGGAGGAGCCCCCTCTGGGTCCAGAtgtagaagaggaagatgatgactTGGGCAAGACCTTGGCTGTGAGCAGGTTTGGGGACCTCATCAGCAAGACCCCGGCCTGGGACCCTGAGAAGCCTAGCCGCAGCTACAGCGAGCGGGACTTTGAGT TTCACCGGCACACATCCCACCACACCCATCACCCGCTCTCAGCCCGCCTGCCTCCACCCCACAAGCTTCGGCGactgccccccacctctgctcggcacaccaggaggaagaggaagaaagagaaaacctcaGCTCCCCCATCAGAAGGGACACCCCCTAtccaggaggaggggggagctggagcagaagaggaggaggaggaagaagaggaagaagagggagagtcTGAGGCAGAGCCTGTGGAGCCTCCACCCCCGGGTCCCCCACAGAAAGCAAAG TTCTCCATTGGAAGTGATGAAGATGACAGCCCAGGCCTTCCTGTCAAAGCTCCCTGTGCCAAGGCCCTGCCTTCTGCGGGCCTGCAGTCTGACCAGAGCCCCCAGCGCCCCGGCAG CTCCCCCAGTCCCCGGGCCCGGGCTTCCCGAATCTCCACAGAGAAGACCCGGCCCTGGAGTCCATCAGCCAGCTATGACCTGCGGGAGCGATTGTGCCCAGGCAGTGCCCTGGGCAACCCTGGGCCAGAGCAGCGGGTGCCCACTGACGAGGCGGAGGCTCAAATGCTGGGTTCTGCCGATCTGGACGACATGAAGA GTCATCGACTGGAGGATAACCCTGGGGTGCGGCGACACTTGGTGAAGAAACCATCCCGGATACAGGGTGGGAGAGGCAGCCCCAGTGGCCTGGCACCCATCTTgcgcaggaagaagaagaagaagaagctggatCGGAGGCCTCATGAG GTGTTCGTGGAGCTGAATGAGCTGATGTTGGACCGGAGCCAGGAGCCACACTGGCGGGAGACAGCACGCTGGATCAAGTTcgaggaggatgtggaggaggagacagagcgCTGGGGAAAGCCTCACGTTGCTTCGCTCTCCTTCCGTAGTCTGCTGGAACTTAGGAGGACCATTGCCCAGG GAGCGGCTCTCCTGGACCTGGAACAGACCACCCTGCCGGGTATCGCTCACCTTGTGGTGGAGACCATGATTGTATCTGACCAGATCCGGCCTGAGGACAGGGCCAGCGTTCTGAGGACTCTACTCCTGAAACACAG CCATCCCAACGATGACAAGGACAGTGGCTTTTTCCCTCGAAATCCGTCAAGCTCCAGTGTGAACTCAGTCTTGGGGAATCACCACCCAACTCCTAGTCATGGCCCCGATGGTGCGGTCCCCACCATGGCTGATGACCAAGGAGAGCCAGCCCCGTTGTGGCCACATGACCCTGATGCTAAGGAG AAGCCCCTGCACATGCCTGGGGGAGACGGTCACCGAGGGAAAAGCCTGAAACTGCTGGAGAAGATCCCCGAGGACGCCGAGGCCACCGTCGTGCTTGTGG GCTGCGTGCCTTTCCTGGAGCAGCCGGCGGCAGCTTTCGTGCGGCTCAGCGAGGCTGTTCTCTTGGAGTCTGTGCTGGAGGTCCCCGTGCCTGTTCGCTTCCTCTTTGTGATGCTGGGGCCCAGCCATACCAGCACTGACTATCACGAACTAGGGCGCTCCATTGCGACACTCATGTCTGACAAG ctctttcACGAGGCTGCCTATCAGGCAGATGACCGGCAGGACCTTTTGGGTGCCATCAGCGAGTTTTTGGACGGCAGCATTGTGATTCCCCCGTCGGAGGTGGAGGGCCGAGACCTACTACGTTCGGTGGCGGCCTTCCAGCGAGAGCTGCTGAGGAAGCGGCGGGAGCGGGAACAGACCAAGGTGGAGATGACCACCCGGGGGGGCTACGTGGCCCCTGGAAAAG AGCTGTCTTTGGAGATGGGGGGCTCCGAGGCAACCTCTGAAGACGATCCCCTGCAGCGGACAGGCTCAGTGTTTGGGGGGCTAGTGCGGGATGTGAAGCGCCGGTACCCGCACTACCCCAGTGACCTGCGGGATGCACTGCACTCCCAGTGCGTGGCCGCTGTGCTCTTTATCTATTTCGCGGCCCTCAGCCCTGCTATCACCTTTGGGGGGCTGCTAG gagagaagacagaggggcTGATGGGCGTGTCAGAGCTGATTGTGTCCACAGCTGTGCTTGGGgtcctcttctctctgctgggGGCCCAGCCGCTGCTCGTGGTGGGCTTCTCTGGGCCTCTGCTGGTCTTTGAAGAAGCTTTCTTCAAG TTCTGCCGAGCTCAGGACCTGGAGTACCTCACCGGTCGAGTGTGGGTGGGCCTCTGGCTGGTGATCTTCGTCTTGGCCCTGGTGGCTGCGGAGGGCAGCTTCCTTGTCCGCTACATCTCGCCATTTACCCAGGAGATCTTTGCTTTCCTCATCTCGCTAATTTTCATCTATGAGACGTTTCACAAGCTCTATAAG GTGTTCACAGAGCATCCTTTGCTGCCATTCTACCCACCGGATGAGGCCCTGGAGACTGGCTTGGAACTGAATAGTAGTGCCCTGCCCCCCACAGAGGGACCACCAGGCCCGAGGAACCAACCCAACACAGCTCTGCTGTCCCTCATTCTCATGCTGGGGACGTTCCTCATTGCCTTCTTCCTGCGCAAGTTCAGGAACAGCCGCTTCCTGGGGGGCAAG GCTCGGCGCATCATCGGGGATTTTGGCATTCCCATCTCCATCCTGGTGATGGTCCTTGTGGATTACTCTATCACAGACACCTACACACAG AAGCTGACAGTGCCCACAGGGCTCTCAGTGACTTCCCCTCATAAGCGCACATGGTTCATCCCACCCTTGGGCAGTGCCCGCCCTTTCCCACCATGGATGATGGTGGCTGCTGCTGTCCCTGCGCTCTTGGTCCTCATCCTCATATTCATGGAGACACAGATCACTGc GCTCATTGTCAGCCAGAAGGCCCGGAGGCTACTCAAGGGCTCCGGCTTCCATCTTGACCTGCTTTTGATTGGCTCTTTGGGCGGCCTCTGTGGCTTGTTCGGCTTGCCCTGGCTCACGGCTGCCACTGTGCGCTCTGTCACTCATGTCAACGCGTTGACGGTAATGCGGACTGCCATTGCGCCTGGTGACAAGCCCCAGATCCAGGAGGTGCGGGAGCAGCGGGTCACCGGGGTGCTCATTGCCAGCCTCGTGG GCCTGTCTATCGTCATGGGAGCTGTGTTGCGCCGGATCCCATTGGCTGTGCTCTTCGGGATTTTCCTGTACATGGGTGTCACATCACTGTCTGGTATCCAATTGTCCCAACGTCTGCTGCTCATTTTCATGCCCGCAAAGCACCACCCTGAGCAGCCCTACGTGACCAAG GTGAAGACGTGGCGGATGCACCTGTTCACCTGCATCCAGCTGGGCTGCATCGCACTTCTCTGGGTGGTCAAATCAACGGCGGCCTCGCTGGCCTTTCCTTTCCTGCTCTTGCTCACGGTGCCTCTGAGGCGTTGCCTTTTGCCCCGGCTCTTCCAGGACAGGGAGCTACAGGCG CTGGACTCTGAAGATGCCGAGCCGAACTTTGATGAGGATGGTCAGGATGAGTACAACGAGCTGCACATGCCTGTGTGA
- the Slc4a3 gene encoding anion exchange protein 3 isoform X2, which produces MTSPLDKVTEPNGALSPKPGDTEDQGPGRNPGPSAGDLVASEDLEMFVLDFEDYGLWEPMRGYPSPLAGVAACHRLEDNPGVRRHLVKKPSRIQGGRGSPSGLAPILRRKKKKKKLDRRPHEVFVELNELMLDRSQEPHWRETARWIKFEEDVEEETERWGKPHVASLSFRSLLELRRTIAQGAALLDLEQTTLPGIAHLVVETMIVSDQIRPEDRASVLRTLLLKHSHPNDDKDSGFFPRNPSSSSVNSVLGNHHPTPSHGPDGAVPTMADDQGEPAPLWPHDPDAKEKPLHMPGGDGHRGKSLKLLEKIPEDAEATVVLVGCVPFLEQPAAAFVRLSEAVLLESVLEVPVPVRFLFVMLGPSHTSTDYHELGRSIATLMSDKLFHEAAYQADDRQDLLGAISEFLDGSIVIPPSEVEGRDLLRSVAAFQRELLRKRREREQTKVEMTTRGGYVAPGKELSLEMGGSEATSEDDPLQRTGSVFGGLVRDVKRRYPHYPSDLRDALHSQCVAAVLFIYFAALSPAITFGGLLGEKTEGLMGVSELIVSTAVLGVLFSLLGAQPLLVVGFSGPLLVFEEAFFKFCRAQDLEYLTGRVWVGLWLVIFVLALVAAEGSFLVRYISPFTQEIFAFLISLIFIYETFHKLYKVFTEHPLLPFYPPDEALETGLELNSSALPPTEGPPGPRNQPNTALLSLILMLGTFLIAFFLRKFRNSRFLGGKARRIIGDFGIPISILVMVLVDYSITDTYTQKLTVPTGLSVTSPHKRTWFIPPLGSARPFPPWMMVAAAVPALLVLILIFMETQITALIVSQKARRLLKGSGFHLDLLLIGSLGGLCGLFGLPWLTAATVRSVTHVNALTVMRTAIAPGDKPQIQEVREQRVTGVLIASLVGLSIVMGAVLRRIPLAVLFGIFLYMGVTSLSGIQLSQRLLLIFMPAKHHPEQPYVTKVKTWRMHLFTCIQLGCIALLWVVKSTAASLAFPFLLLLTVPLRRCLLPRLFQDRELQALDSEDAEPNFDEDGQDEYNELHMPV; this is translated from the exons ATGACAAGCCCGCTGGACAAGGTCACGGAGCCCAATGGGGCTCTGAGTCCTAAGCCTGGGGACACTGAAGACCAAGGCCCTGGGAGGAATCCAGGCCCCAGTGCTGGTGACTTAGTGGCCTCCGAGGATTTGGAAATGTTTGTACTGGACTTTGAAGACTATGGCCTATGGGAGCCCATGAGGGGCTACCCGAGCCCCCTGGCAGGGGTAGCTGCTT GTCATCGACTGGAGGATAACCCTGGGGTGCGGCGACACTTGGTGAAGAAACCATCCCGGATACAGGGTGGGAGAGGCAGCCCCAGTGGCCTGGCACCCATCTTgcgcaggaagaagaagaagaagaagctggatCGGAGGCCTCATGAG GTGTTCGTGGAGCTGAATGAGCTGATGTTGGACCGGAGCCAGGAGCCACACTGGCGGGAGACAGCACGCTGGATCAAGTTcgaggaggatgtggaggaggagacagagcgCTGGGGAAAGCCTCACGTTGCTTCGCTCTCCTTCCGTAGTCTGCTGGAACTTAGGAGGACCATTGCCCAGG GAGCGGCTCTCCTGGACCTGGAACAGACCACCCTGCCGGGTATCGCTCACCTTGTGGTGGAGACCATGATTGTATCTGACCAGATCCGGCCTGAGGACAGGGCCAGCGTTCTGAGGACTCTACTCCTGAAACACAG CCATCCCAACGATGACAAGGACAGTGGCTTTTTCCCTCGAAATCCGTCAAGCTCCAGTGTGAACTCAGTCTTGGGGAATCACCACCCAACTCCTAGTCATGGCCCCGATGGTGCGGTCCCCACCATGGCTGATGACCAAGGAGAGCCAGCCCCGTTGTGGCCACATGACCCTGATGCTAAGGAG AAGCCCCTGCACATGCCTGGGGGAGACGGTCACCGAGGGAAAAGCCTGAAACTGCTGGAGAAGATCCCCGAGGACGCCGAGGCCACCGTCGTGCTTGTGG GCTGCGTGCCTTTCCTGGAGCAGCCGGCGGCAGCTTTCGTGCGGCTCAGCGAGGCTGTTCTCTTGGAGTCTGTGCTGGAGGTCCCCGTGCCTGTTCGCTTCCTCTTTGTGATGCTGGGGCCCAGCCATACCAGCACTGACTATCACGAACTAGGGCGCTCCATTGCGACACTCATGTCTGACAAG ctctttcACGAGGCTGCCTATCAGGCAGATGACCGGCAGGACCTTTTGGGTGCCATCAGCGAGTTTTTGGACGGCAGCATTGTGATTCCCCCGTCGGAGGTGGAGGGCCGAGACCTACTACGTTCGGTGGCGGCCTTCCAGCGAGAGCTGCTGAGGAAGCGGCGGGAGCGGGAACAGACCAAGGTGGAGATGACCACCCGGGGGGGCTACGTGGCCCCTGGAAAAG AGCTGTCTTTGGAGATGGGGGGCTCCGAGGCAACCTCTGAAGACGATCCCCTGCAGCGGACAGGCTCAGTGTTTGGGGGGCTAGTGCGGGATGTGAAGCGCCGGTACCCGCACTACCCCAGTGACCTGCGGGATGCACTGCACTCCCAGTGCGTGGCCGCTGTGCTCTTTATCTATTTCGCGGCCCTCAGCCCTGCTATCACCTTTGGGGGGCTGCTAG gagagaagacagaggggcTGATGGGCGTGTCAGAGCTGATTGTGTCCACAGCTGTGCTTGGGgtcctcttctctctgctgggGGCCCAGCCGCTGCTCGTGGTGGGCTTCTCTGGGCCTCTGCTGGTCTTTGAAGAAGCTTTCTTCAAG TTCTGCCGAGCTCAGGACCTGGAGTACCTCACCGGTCGAGTGTGGGTGGGCCTCTGGCTGGTGATCTTCGTCTTGGCCCTGGTGGCTGCGGAGGGCAGCTTCCTTGTCCGCTACATCTCGCCATTTACCCAGGAGATCTTTGCTTTCCTCATCTCGCTAATTTTCATCTATGAGACGTTTCACAAGCTCTATAAG GTGTTCACAGAGCATCCTTTGCTGCCATTCTACCCACCGGATGAGGCCCTGGAGACTGGCTTGGAACTGAATAGTAGTGCCCTGCCCCCCACAGAGGGACCACCAGGCCCGAGGAACCAACCCAACACAGCTCTGCTGTCCCTCATTCTCATGCTGGGGACGTTCCTCATTGCCTTCTTCCTGCGCAAGTTCAGGAACAGCCGCTTCCTGGGGGGCAAG GCTCGGCGCATCATCGGGGATTTTGGCATTCCCATCTCCATCCTGGTGATGGTCCTTGTGGATTACTCTATCACAGACACCTACACACAG AAGCTGACAGTGCCCACAGGGCTCTCAGTGACTTCCCCTCATAAGCGCACATGGTTCATCCCACCCTTGGGCAGTGCCCGCCCTTTCCCACCATGGATGATGGTGGCTGCTGCTGTCCCTGCGCTCTTGGTCCTCATCCTCATATTCATGGAGACACAGATCACTGc GCTCATTGTCAGCCAGAAGGCCCGGAGGCTACTCAAGGGCTCCGGCTTCCATCTTGACCTGCTTTTGATTGGCTCTTTGGGCGGCCTCTGTGGCTTGTTCGGCTTGCCCTGGCTCACGGCTGCCACTGTGCGCTCTGTCACTCATGTCAACGCGTTGACGGTAATGCGGACTGCCATTGCGCCTGGTGACAAGCCCCAGATCCAGGAGGTGCGGGAGCAGCGGGTCACCGGGGTGCTCATTGCCAGCCTCGTGG GCCTGTCTATCGTCATGGGAGCTGTGTTGCGCCGGATCCCATTGGCTGTGCTCTTCGGGATTTTCCTGTACATGGGTGTCACATCACTGTCTGGTATCCAATTGTCCCAACGTCTGCTGCTCATTTTCATGCCCGCAAAGCACCACCCTGAGCAGCCCTACGTGACCAAG GTGAAGACGTGGCGGATGCACCTGTTCACCTGCATCCAGCTGGGCTGCATCGCACTTCTCTGGGTGGTCAAATCAACGGCGGCCTCGCTGGCCTTTCCTTTCCTGCTCTTGCTCACGGTGCCTCTGAGGCGTTGCCTTTTGCCCCGGCTCTTCCAGGACAGGGAGCTACAGGCG CTGGACTCTGAAGATGCCGAGCCGAACTTTGATGAGGATGGTCAGGATGAGTACAACGAGCTGCACATGCCTGTGTGA